CTAATCTCTGATGGGCTCCGTCACTGCTGAGTGTTGTGCATattaaagctgtgtgtgttttcagcatGGCTGCAGGAGTGGAGGAGGCTGCTGTGATTTGTCCGTTTATGACTCCGGCTTACCAGGCATCACGCAGCTGTAAGAAGGAACTCAACTATGCTGAAACACGGGAGGTCATCATCACATCATGGTGACAAACAACTGGGAGGCCAGTGAGTGGCTGGGACTGATCACTGCAGGCCTGCTGTGGGTGGACTTCAGGTGAGGAGGACATGTTTTAAAACCTGAAATTTTAGCAGGATGGAAACTGCATTTGTTAGAAAGTGTCGTCCTTCAGTCACACGTGTCCTTGAATTTCCTGGAACAATGTCACCATTTCATGTTGTCTTGGAAAAAAATATCTTAGctaaattaaatgtattttagaGATGATAGAGATCACGAGTGCCCCTAACTGTAGCGTCTGAACTCTCAACCATCAATGCTGTTGTCCCCCAGAAGTgcagaggaggatgaagagcaCTTTGACATGTGTCTCAGGTCTCTAGAAGAGGAGATCATGTATAATGCGGGCCACCTACTGACGGTTGAAGAACCTCAGAaggaggtggaggagcagcCAGAGCCAAGAAAAGCCTGTCTGAAGAAGAAACCTGGCCGAGCCTTCTGTCATTCTCTCTCCAAGCTCTACATGCAGGACTCAGGTAGCCATGGAAACATTAACAAACACCACCATTTGCCCAACAATTCAACCAAATTACTCTTACTTAGAGCAATATTGATGATTTAACAGAGGATCCTTCCCAATATTC
This sequence is a window from Oreochromis niloticus isolate F11D_XX linkage group LG6, O_niloticus_UMD_NMBU, whole genome shotgun sequence. Protein-coding genes within it:
- the LOC106098558 gene encoding uncharacterized protein LOC106098558 — protein: MVTNNWEASEWLGLITAGLLWVDFRSAEEDEEHFDMCLRSLEEEIMYNAGHLLTVEEPQKEVEEQPEPRKACLKKKPGRAFCHSLSKLYMQDSGEQIMQTAAESRTTVELSESCGDQCYWEEIKGDGCKYYRNVFTHGYLGEYTKPTSTEQTQACEKCGLYSNGA